Genomic DNA from Peribacillus simplex NBRC 15720 = DSM 1321:
GTTGTTGTTGTTTTTCTGGAGAACTAATGTAGCTTTGTAACCAATCTGATTGAACGTCTAACACTTTTACATTCTCTTTATCTAACACAATTTAACCTCCCTTTCTAGAAAGAAAATTCTATTTCTCATAATCCTCCAACTAGATTTGAATCATCATAACACGCACAAAAAAACCATACAATACGATAATTGTATGGCGAACAATATTAAGTATGATCGTTTAGTAAACGTTGAAGGATTATCAATCCTTGCTCAAGCTCTACGAGCGTTTCTGTTGCACAGACAGACACCCTTACAGCCCTCTTTGGAACACTATTTCCAACTACAAAACGTTCAGCTGCATACATTTGTACCCCCTGCTGTGCAGCTAACGTTTCAAATTCTGCACCTGTAATCTTGCCTGGTAATAGCAACCAACGAAAGATGCCTGTTTCAACACCTAAACACGTATAGTCTGCCAAATATCGATTTACGACTTGGTTTCTGCGAATTGTTTGTTCCCGATGACTCTCAATTAAGACTTCAAATTGATTCGATACAATAGTACGTGCTGCCAGTTCTGCTAATAACGTGGAAAATTATAAGATGCCTTAGAAATTGGCTCCTTGAATTGACTCGGCACTGCTACATAGGCTAGTCGTAACCCCGGTGCTATTGATTTCGATAAACTCGCAATATAGATGACCTGTTCTGGTGCAAATGATGCGACTGCTGGAAGTGGTTTTTCGTTGTGAAGATGATACGTCGCATCTTCAATAATGAACAGTTCATACTTTTTGGCAATTGCTGCAATCACTTTTCGATTCTCGACAGACATACAGCAAGCTGTCGGATTATGATAATCTGGGATCAAGTAAATGCCTTTAATATTGTCATTTTTACACGCATATTCAAATGCAGAATGTAGCTTTAAAATAAAGGTTGATCAAAAATACCTCGCAAATCCATATTTTATGATAATTAAAAAGACTCCATCCCAGCAGATTTAAGTCTGGTTTTTATAAAAAAGATTGATCATTTGTAAATATGATCTTCAACAATCGCGCCCGATTGTTGAAGATCATACTAATGATAAAGAAGCCATAACTGCTCATGTATACCTTAAATATCAAAAAGGTAAGGGAGATTTATGTCTTTGGATATGAATTCGTTAAAACTCTCCTTTAATTGGCAATGCGGTTGTGCTTTTCACTTCCCGCAAAGACAGATTAGTTTGGATTCTGGTAACCTTCATCTTGTTTAATTTCCTTATAAACTGAGCTAATTCTCTACGATCCCTAACCACAATTTTCATGAGATAATCAAACTCTCCTGTAAGACTATGGCATTCTAAAATCTCATCTATGTTTATTAGCTGGTCTTCAAGAATCCTCAGTTCTTCTTCTCGGTGGATGTCAGTGCTCATATACACATAACAGAGAAGATCAAATCCTAATCTTTGTTGGTTTAAAATAGCTACTTGTTTATCAATAATACCTTGAGAAGCTATTTTTTTTAACCGAGTATGTACTGCAGGTGCAGACAAATTAACAATTTCTGCGATTTGAGTGTTACTAATATTATTCACTGATTGAATGCATTCTAATATCCGGTAATCAATATCATCAAATAATTCCTTCTCTGAGCTCTTCACTCAAAATCCCCCTTAATAATATTAACGTATATGTTCCAATACAGTTATTGATTTTAATTTAATTAACTATAAAAGCCATTTAACATTAATTTTTATTGATTTTTTCTTTTAAGATGCAACTTTATTAAATTAATTGTAACATATACTTACATGAATTAATCGATTTAGTAATCAGAATATAAAGAGTTTAAAGGGGATTTTTTAATTTGAAAAAGGTACACTTGTATGCGCTCATGATGCTATTAACTAGTTTACTATGGGCAGGTAACTTTGTTATTAGTAAATCTCTAATTGATCACGGTTCAACTATCACTTTATCTGCATTAAGGTGGCTCATTGCAGTTATTGTATTAATTCCAATGTTATGGAAAAAAGAAAGAAAATTAACACCACCTAAGAAAGCTATAAAACCGTTGTTTTTTATGGCATTAACAGGAGTTGTTTTGTTTAACGTTTTTCAATTTCAAGCACTTAATTATACTTCATCAACAAATGTAGGATTAATATCAACTTTAAACACCGTTTTCATAGCTATCTTTTCTGTTATATTTCTTAAAGAAAAAATCAATCTTTTACAAGTTGGAGCAATTGGCCTGTCATTTATAGGTGTGCTGGTTGTTTTAACAAATGGGAACGTGGCTGAATTAACTTCCTTACACTTGAACATTGGTGATTTGTGGATGCTTATGGCATCCCTAATTTGGGGTATGTATGCAGTTTTCAGCAAACATGCTATGAATTATGTTAGCCCCTTAATGGCTACATTGTACGCTGGTGTATTCGGAGTTCTTATCCTAACTCCTTTCGCCATCATTGAGGGATCATTTATTACAAATATCGATACTGCTTTTATTCTGTCACTTTTATACACGGGAGTCGTCTCAACTGTAGTGTGTATGGTCCTATGGAATCTTGGCGTACAGAAATTGGGAGCAACGAATGCTGGTCTGTTTCTAAATTTCAATCCAATCTTTACTGCAATTTTAGCGATGTTAATACTCGGAGAAGAAATTACACTATTCCAAGTCGTCGGTGGTTTGATTGTTATTATCGGTTGTTTTCTTTTCACTCGATTCAATCGACTAGAAGGATTAAAAAAAATACGTTTATTTGAATCTTAGAGTAATATTTCAGATACAATTAAATTTAACTGTGCAAAATAATATACACCAACATTTTATAACTAATTAAGTAAAATATGTGCTGTAATTGGTACATAATTAGGGAGTAAAAGTCTTAATGCTAATTAAAATACTTGAAGCATCCGATGCAGAAACGTACCGATCGTTTAATAACTAACCCGGAAGCATTTGCATCGTCCTATGAAGAAGAAAAAAATAATACTCTAGAATCCTAGTTAGAAATTTTCAATCTAAACTATCATTTACTTTTGGAACATTTTCAAATGCAACCCCTCGTAGGCACTGTATCTTTTAGACCGCGAAATTCGTTAAAAAAGCAGGCTCCATGAAGTGGAGCTAGTAGCATTTTCTGAATTAAACATTTTATAAAATGGTGAATATGAATATAAAAGCACCTTCTCCTAATAGGGTAAGGTGCCATTTAAATATGTTTAGCATTTTTCTTTCATTCTAACCATCATGTTCATCATAGATGTCATCATCTCATCTCCCTCTTGCATTTTAGACATCATTTGATCCATGTCCATATTCATTTCCATGTTCATGTCACACATCTGATCCATCAATATTTTCATACAACTCATTTCACACATCATTCTTTCCATACATGTCATCATCGTCATTTTCATACTCATTTGTTCCATTTTACATTCCTCCAGATAGGTAAATTTGTTTTGCTCCTTCTCCTTTTACAGCATAACTGTAGGTGTAAGCACTACAAGCTGCCGGTATCACCCCTACATATTCGGCATAGCATAGTGCTGGTTCTAGCATGTTCAGAAGCTACTATTTATTATCGTATATCAGGAACTTTTGGACAAAGTTGTCGGAAACGGAAACATTCATCATAAAAACGATTACATATACAATATTTGGATGATTTTATATATTTTACATAGTTTTTCATTTTTTTGATGACTCTTTGAAGATAATGCAACCAAGCAGGCTCAATGTTAAATGGAAAAGCCCTCGAATTCTATGAAATTCAAGCGCTTTACAATTACCCCTGACTAAAGTAAAAAATGATATTCTTCCAATCCGAAACAGAAATGCCCCCTACATTTGGGTTTAAACCAAGATGATATCTATATAAAAAAAACTACTAATCATGCCAAAGTCATATGAACTTTCATAATTCCTTTTAAAAAGAAACGCAACAATTCCCCGCCCATTTTTACACATAATGTATATATAGTCTGTCCACCTTTTGTTATTAAAATTAATGAACACAATAAGGACAATTTTCCGGGAGAGAATAGAAAGAAAAAGGAAAGGAAGAGGTCCGGTGCTATGGTTTCTTTTTTTAAACAAAAAGGACAAATGGAGAAACGCGGGAAGCAAAAAACAGATGAAAAAGTTCAATCTAAAAGTAAAACACCCCAATATATTGACAACTCTATAACAGCCAATCTGGATATCGTGAAGCAAAAAACAGGAAGCAGCCCGGATATCATTATACGAAAGTTGAAAATGAGTCAAAACCCTGAGATTAAGGTGACTATTTTGTATGTACAGGGTCTGATAGATAATCCAAGCGTTCAAGACTTTTTAATTGAATCCATCATGAAAAATCCCCATCTAAAAGAAAAGCTCCTTCCACATGAAGCGCTGGAAGTGGTCTCTGAAGGCGTGGTTTCACTCGGCGGTGTAGAAACCGTCACGGACTTGGAAAAATTATTTTGTCATTATTATCAGGGGATAGCATCATTTTTGTTGATGGCATAAACATAGCCCTGATTGCTAGTACAAAAGTGGGAGAAAGGCGTTCCGTTCAGGAACCAAGCACAAATTCGGTGGTCCGTGGGTCAAGAGAAGGGTTTACTGAATCAAATGCAACAAACATAGCCCTGGTACGCCGTATCATTAACAGTCCGGATTTATGGATAGAGTCGATGAAAATAGGCACTGTGACAAAGACGGATGTTTCCATTATGTATATAAATGGGATTGCCAAAAATGGAATCGTCGAAGAGGTCAAAGAGCGCTTAAAAGGAATAAATATCGATAGTATTCTTGAATCAGGATATATTGAACAATTGATAGAAGATCAAGTCATGACCCCATTCCCTACCCTTGATCATACAGAAAGACCTGATAAGGTCGCTGGCAATCTCCTTGAAGGAAGGGTAGCCATTTTTGTTAACGGAACGCCTTTTGTCTTGGTGGCGCCTGCGTTATTTATTCAGTTCTTTCAATCTGTCGAGGACTACTATACTCGCTTTGATATAGCCTCAGCTATACGTTTTTTACGTATTGCTATTTTCTTTTTTTCGCTAATTTCCCCGTCTGTTTATGTAGCAGCTACAACGTATCATCAAGAAATGATTCCAACAAAGCTGCTCGTCATTCTTGCAGCACAACGGGATTCCGTTCCTTTTCCGGCAGTTATCGAAGCATTCATCATGGAAATAACATTTGAACTCTTACGAGAAGCAAGCCTAAGGATGCCCAAAGCCATTGGTGCGACTATGTCCATTGTTGGTGCTCTGGTGGTTGGGCAGGCGGCAGTTCAGGCCGGAATTGTATCACCGGCAATGGTCATCATCGTATCGATCACGGCCATTGCAAGTTTTGCGACCCCTTCCTATGCTATGGCAATTTCTGCTCGCTTGCTGCGGTTCATATTTATCATTTGCGCAGGCACAATGGGTTTTTATGGTATGACTTTAGTCTTTTTTGTCGTCATAGTTCATTTATGTAGCCTGCGTTCATTCGGAGTTCCTTATATGTCACCATTTGCTCCACTTAATCCGCAAGGCCTAGGTGATACATTCTTCAGGAGACCAATGTGGGCGTTTAAAGAAAGACCCAAGTTTTTAAGCTCCAATACTAATCTGAAAAGGGAAGGCGATAATCAAAGGCCACTGCCTCCTACATCACGTGGTATGAAGACTTTTAACATGAAAAAAGGTGACGGTAATGAATAGTAATTGGTTATTTCTCCTCGTTGATTGGCATCACATTCACCTCCGGCTGCTGATGCGTTAAATAGTCATCGTCTCGACAGTTGAAATTTATAACCCATTACCTTATGGCAACGGTGGTTTTAATACCAACCTATTAAGTCGAATCCTTATAGCAATGGGTGTTCCTGGAGTATTTACTTTTAGTAGTGGATTCTAGTTTATAATAATTTTATCTTAGAAATTCTAAAACAGGGTAAATCTCTTACCCATCCGTACCCTGCTTTATTTCGGCATTTCGAGAAGCAGACGAATTGAAACGAATTCCAACCTAAAAGGTCAATTCTCTCGACGTGAACTGCCCCCTAAGGTTAGACAGGTTATATCGTTAGGCAGCCTGTTGGGCATGAGAGCTCGATATTGTACCGAGCTCATGCCTTTTAATTTTGCCTTGATTCGTTTGTAATTATAGTATTCTATATATTTTGCTAGTTCTTGTTTAAAGTGTTCCACACTTTCAATTCTTTTAGATAAAGAAGTTCCGATTTCATGATACCAGAGAAACCACACCTCATACCCCACCGTATTAAACCGGGTATGACGCTTGGAATCGCTGCAAAGTCTTTTAAACTTTATATAGTTGCTACTCTGGATTTTACTTGTATAGTCGAAGAGGGCTTTACTCCCAACGGAATCAGCGATTGGTACACTTCTCCGTCTAATTGCTTTTTATGTTCAGCCTTCGCTTTTTCGATGAGTTCAGGATTCTGCATTGTTTCAATAGCTGAGGCTGCAATGACTTTTCCTGCTAACAACATACCTTTGTGGGCAATGGAAGATTTCCCCTGGGCCACTAATTGCCAACTATGTGGTTGAGTCCCAAAAGCACATGTTGTTACATATATTTGTCCTGTAGGCACAATCCAGCTTACATCCCCTACATCCGTAGACGCTGCGAGGAAGTCCGGTTCAAATAAATACTCGTTAACCTTATTCGATAGCACTTTCCCATTATTATTCCGGATTGCTTTCTTTTCTTCTTCTGAAAAGGTAGCCTGGATGGATTTAGAGAACTCAATCTCTTCTTGGGTATAAGATTCAGCTCCAATTTGTGTGAAATGATTGTTCATTAGAGAGCCCAAAGTGATGTTGGGGATTAAATCCGCAGAAGCCCCATCAAATTGAATATCCACTTGTGTTCCTGTCATCAGGGCTGCTCCCCGGGCTACATTGAAAATACGTTCACTTATTTCACTTACTTGATGCGTCTTAGGGGCTCGGATTTTGTATAATACCTCAGCTTCCGCCTGAACAACATTAGGCGCAAAACCACCGGCGTTTGTTATCGCATAATGTAATCGAGCATCTGGAATGATATGCTCCCTTAAAAAATTTGCTCCTACATTCATTAATTCCACTGCATCTAAAGCACTTCGACCTAAATGAGGGCTAAACGAAGCATGGGTACTTAACCCTTTGAATTTAAAATAAACTTGGCTGGTAGCTAGCATCCTAGCATTATAAGCAAGATTCTCGTCCCAAGGATGCCATGTAAACGCAACGTCTACATCATCGAAGAGACCGGCTCTAGCCATATGCGCTTTTCCTCCACCGCCTTCTTCCGCAGGGCAACCATAATAGCGCACG
This window encodes:
- a CDS encoding Lrp/AsnC family transcriptional regulator, giving the protein MKSSEKELFDDIDYRILECIQSVNNISNTQIAEIVNLSAPAVHTRLKKIASQGIIDKQVAILNQQRLGFDLLCYVYMSTDIHREEELRILEDQLINIDEILECHSLTGEFDYLMKIVVRDRRELAQFIRKLNKMKVTRIQTNLSLREVKSTTALPIKGEF
- a CDS encoding DMT family transporter produces the protein MMLLTSLLWAGNFVISKSLIDHGSTITLSALRWLIAVIVLIPMLWKKERKLTPPKKAIKPLFFMALTGVVLFNVFQFQALNYTSSTNVGLISTLNTVFIAIFSVIFLKEKINLLQVGAIGLSFIGVLVVLTNGNVAELTSLHLNIGDLWMLMASLIWGMYAVFSKHAMNYVSPLMATLYAGVFGVLILTPFAIIEGSFITNIDTAFILSLLYTGVVSTVVCMVLWNLGVQKLGATNAGLFLNFNPIFTAILAMLILGEEITLFQVVGGLIVIIGCFLFTRFNRLEGLKKIRLFES
- a CDS encoding M20 family metallopeptidase, which translates into the protein MSYHKTISNIIEQKREILIELSDKIWGFCETKYEEFQSADLLCTTLEEEGFQVKRQAGDIETAFVGSYGSGKPVIAILGEYDALSGLSQKAGVAAKEAIVEGGNGHGCGHNLLGSGSLAAAIAIRHYMEQNGLKGTVRYYGCPAEEGGGGKAHMARAGLFDDVDVAFTWHPWDENLAYNARMLATSQVYFKFKGLSTHASFSPHLGRSALDAVELMNVGANFLREHIIPDARLHYAITNAGGFAPNVVQAEAEVLYKIRAPKTHQVSEISERIFNVARGAALMTGTQVDIQFDGASADLIPNITLGSLMNNHFTQIGAESYTQEEIEFSKSIQATFSEEEKKAIRNNNGKVLSNKVNEYLFEPDFLAASTDVGDVSWIVPTGQIYVTTCAFGTQPHSWQLVAQGKSSIAHKGMLLAGKVIAASAIETMQNPELIEKAKAEHKKQLDGEVYQSLIPLGVKPSSTIQVKSRVATI